The region TCACCAAAACTGGATCTCGGCGATCCTTCCTTACTTGGGTGACACCACCACCTACGAACATATCGATTTCAGCAAAGGCGTCTACGACAAAGCCCAGAACGGTCCGCGGAACTTAAGCTTGGAAGTCTTGGAATGTCCATCGAGTCCCGTAAGTCGCGCGAATAATCGAGTCGGAATCTCGCATTACAACGGCATTCATAATCACTGCGAATTGCCTATCGACGAGTCGAATACTGGGGCGTTTATCTTGAACAAGCCCTTAGCGGCGAATCAGTTTACCGATGGGATTGCGTTTACGCTCTTTCTTTCAGAGTCCAATATTACGCCCTCCAGCAATCTAGGCTGGATGAGTGGAACCAGGGCGACACTACGCAATACGGGCACATCGCCCAATGGTGGTGCTGCAGTCGCATTGCCCAATGTTTATACCGACCCAGAATGGCTTTCGACGCTGGAAGTCACACCAAACGAAATGGATTTGCCGGTCGATGATTTTGAGGAGGAACTGGAAGAAGTAGCCGAAGAGGGCGAAAAGCCGGCGGAAGCGAAAGACAACGCTCAACCGCAGCAGTTCACCGAAAAAGACTTTATGGATTTTGAGGGTAAGAATTTGCCTCTGCCGACCCTGAAGCGAAGTGTATTTGGTGTGGTGCCTAACGATCCGACTTTGTTTGTGGGTGGTATTGGAAGTCACCATCCCGGCGGCGTAAATGTCGCTCGAGGTGATGGAAGCGTGCGATTTGTCTCGGAAACGATCGGGGCGGTGACATTTCGTCAACTCGGCCACCGTGCCGACGGTCAGCTTCGAGTCGGCGAGTACTAAGAAAGATTGTTGATGCTGCGGGGCCAGTCGTTTCCTCTGATATTTTTGATGCTGCTAGTCGCATTCTCGGCGATCCTGGCACGCATTGCGATGCCGATTGTTCAGTCGTTTCAAGCAAATGAAGTCTATGGCTCGGCCGTGGCGACCGAGCAATGGGTTTCCTGGAGTGCGGCGATGGTGATTACCGGCGCATTCGTCGGCTTGATCATCGGTTGGATTCGCGAGCGTTTTTGGCCTGGCGCGATTGTCGGGTTTATTCTGGGAAGTGTTATTGGTGCTGTTTGTACTCCTTTTCTCGCTGTACCTGCCGCGTTAACTGCTTTATGTGACTTGGCCTGGATCTTTATCACGTTGATTTTGCTTACGTTCGGGACGATACTGATTGAACGTCGTTACTGCAATCAAAGCCGTCGTGGTGAATATGTGAGAGTATTGCAGGAGAATTCGGACGAAGCGTGATGATCGCTTGGCGGCTTGAAAGCATTTGAAAGAGGACATGTAATGGTCAGCAATATCAGTCGAGTTCTGTTGGTCGAGGATAACCCGGCCCACGCGAAGCTGATGATGCGGACGCTTAACGAGTTTGGTGAGTCGCTGGATATCGAACATGTGAGCGATGGTGAAGCCGCGCTCGCCTATCTGTTCCGCAAGGGAAAGTACGAGAACCGCCGATCGCAGCCACACTTGGTGCTTCTCGATCTGCGAATTCCGAAATTCGACGGTTTAACGGTTTTAGGTCGGATAAAAGAAGATCCCGAGCTAAAGCACATCCCCGTTGTTATTCTCACGACGTCCGATGCAGACTCGGATGTTCGCGGCGCCACCGATCGATTTGCTAACAGTTATCTCGTCAAGCCAATCGAGTACCTGCAATTCGTGAATCTTATGCGGTCGGTAGGCGAGTATTGGACCGAGATGAATCAGTCTCCGGGGTCGAAGTCATAGCACAGATACCTGCGAAACCTGGCAGGCTCGAAGAGCACGCTTATTCTTCATAGATGGGGCACGAATGGGAACCAAGCTGCGTTTGATGATTGTCGAAGACGATCCCGCTCACGCGCGGCTGATTGTGCGCGGCTTTCGAACGGAAGTAGACGACTTCGAGCTGACGACCCATTTCTCGTTGAAAGATGCCAGGGCCGCAATCGCGGAATCGGTGCCAGACCTGGTGATCGTCGATCTATCGCTTCCTGACGGCTTTGGGGCTGACCTGATCGAACCACAGGGCAAAGAAGCACGTTACCCGGTGATGATCATCACCAGCCAGGGTGACGAAAAAACTGCCGTCGACGTTCTGAAGCGTGGCGCGATCGACTACGTTGTCAAATCAGAATCGGGCTTCTTTGAACTGCCACGTTTGGCGCGTCGATCGATTCGAGAATGGAATCTACAGCGAGAAAAAGTTGAAGCGGAAGAAGCTTTACGAAATAGCGAGCAGCGCTACCGTGCGTTGATCGACCACTCGCCCACGTCGATTGTCGTTGCCTGTGAAGGAAAGATTGTCCTAGCCAATAGCATGGCACAGAAGTGCCTGGGGGCGAACTCGACTTCGGAAGTCGTCGGCAAAACGATCCAGGCTTTTCAAATTCCTGATGTCGAAGCTCTCGATAAATCGCACGAATCCAGCCCGACCGATCGGAAGCCTGGACAATTGAATGAATATGTCCTGCGGCAAGTCGATGGGACGCTGCTGGATGTCGAGTTGATGACGACGTCGGTCGATTACTACGGCCAAGAGGCAACGCAGTACGTTTTTCAAGATATTACGCTGCGGAAAGAAGCGGAGACGGAGATGCGGATTCGCGACCGCGCGATCGCCTCGGCCAGTGATGGGATTTTTATCGTCCAGCTTTCTAACGAAGAGATGAAAATCGTCGACTGTAATCAAGCCTTCTTGGAGATCGTCGGCTGCCAACGCGACGCTGTTCGTCAGCAAGGGGTCAACGTCATCCGATGCGATTCACGTTACGAGGCTCGGTTTCGGTTAATCGTCGCTGGCATTCATTCAAGGCAACCGGCACGCGATACGATTCGGATTTACACCGAGGGGGAAGCCTATCGCTGGGTCGAGATCTCGATTTCTCCTGTGCATGTTTCGGAAAGTCTTAGCACGCACGTTGTCGGCGTTGTGCATGATATTACCGAGAAGGTAAACGCCGAAGAGGAAATCCGCCGCCGAAATGCTGAGCTTGCTCACTTTCTGCGTCTGACGGCCATGGGCGAACTTGTCGCCGGTTTGGCACACGAGGTGAATCAGCCGCTATATGCGATTTCTAACTATGCAGGTACATGCGAAAACCTGCTGAAGGCTGCCGATGAGATCGACAAGCCTAGCGTTCAGCAATGTGTGACACGGATCGGGCAGCAAGCACGTCGGGCCGCCGAAATCATTCGCCGCTTGAGAAATTACGTGAGCCGCACGGCTCCTAAAGTCGAGGCCTCCGAGATCAGAGACCTCTTAAGTGACTCGGTGGCATTGCTGACGCCGCTGATGGAAGAGCAGGCCATCGAAGTCACGATGGACATAGAACCTTCGACTCCGAGTGTTTTTGTCGATAAAATTCAAATAGAACAAGTGCTGATCAATTTGATCAGCAACGCGACAGATGCGATAGACGATACCAATTCGCAACGCGTTATCGAGATTCGAGCTTCCCTGGTTGAAACCAAGGAAGAGCCAATGGTGCAAATCTCGGTAAGAGACTTTGGGATTGGGATTCCCCCAAATTTCGATGTCTTCGAGGCATTTCAGTCGACGAAGGAATCGGGTATGGGAATGGGACTTTCCATCAGTCGAACGATTATCGAATCGCACGGAGGGAAGATCTGGGTTGAACCAGCTTCTCCGCACGGTACGATCTTTTTCTTTACGCTACCTACCTCCATCCAACAGGTTACAGGCCATGCCGACGAATCCGACCGTGTTTGTCATTGACGACGACCCAGCGGCACGGGAATCGATTGGAATGCTCATCCGTTCGCTCGGGCTTCAAGTTGAGACCTTTGCTTCGGCTGAACAATACTTGCAATCGTTCGAGGCAAGCCGTCCCGGTTGTGTCGTCACCGATATGCGGATGCTTGGATTGAGCGGTCTTGAACTTCAAGAGCAGCTCGTCGAGATGGGAGAACGTATTCCCGTGATCCTGATTTCCGCCCACGCGAATATGCAAATCGCAGTGAAGGCCATGCGGAACGGGGCGATTACGTTTCTGGAAAAGCCCTGCCAACAGCAAGAGATTATCGATGCGGTAAACGAGGCGATCGCCTTGGATGCACGTTGGCGGCAAGAGGCTCAGGAATCGGCCGAAGCACGCGAGAACTATGAAAAGCTTAACGCCGGCGAGCGAGACGTGATGAAGCTTATGATGATTGGTAAAGCCAACAAGGTGATCGCCAATCGTCTGGATGTGAGTCTGCGGACCGTGGAGGCTCGACGGCACAATGTCTTCAAGAAGATGGGAGTGGATAACATTCCCGACCTGACACGCTTGGCGATGAAGATTGAAGAACTGCGTACCGAGATCGAATCGATTCCCGATTCCACCGACGAGCAGGAAGAAGAATAGTCTGTTCGATCTGCGTTTAGTCCTGGGGCTGGCCCAGGACTAACGCTGCAATGCTTAGCGTGACGATCATCGGCAGGATCGTCATGGGGTAAACAGGAGGGCTCGGCTCCTGGTACAGATAATCTCGTTGGATCAGCCAGCCTTCTGCCCTGAGCCAGCCTTCGTCCGTTTTTCGCCAAACGACGGTCACTTCGTCTTGTGCCGCAGGACCTCTCGTTGGCAAGACAACGGAGGTTCCCAGCCACAAGGCAATCAGGATCAGTAAACTACTCAGGAGGAGACGCATCACTTGGCAGACTTTTCTGCGAAATCAATGAGGCAAATTGGTTTTGCCTTAACGATTTTGCAGGGGCCGTGCCAGGAACTGTCTTTTTTGTACGAGTTCTCTCTAACTCGTTGGCCGACTGCGATTTCGGTCTATCTTGTGACAAGCGTCACTAGAAACGATGATGACGTTTTGCGACACGTTGCATAGGTCTTCGTTGCGGAATTGAATCATGAGGTTCGACGACAACGGTTCGATTCGCAGGAAAGGCGATTCTTCTGTCCCTGCCCGTTTGCTCTTGGGGGCGGAGTGACCTATTTATTTCACGTGTGGTTCGCATTGAATTACAGAGCGACCGGGGGATATCTCTTCCAGAAATGACGGGACGGAAATCACAATGACTCAGAATACTTCTCTCAAAGATCTGCTTGCAGGGGCACAGTTGCCAGCGTTGCCTCAAAGTGCCATTCGACTTTTGGAACTTGCTCAGGACCCAGAAAATGGCCCTGCCGAATTTGCGGTACCGATCGAAGCCGATCCTGGCCTGACCGGACAGGTATTGCGGTTTGTAAATTCGTCGTACTTCGGATTCTCTCGCGAAATCTCAAACGTAAAACTCGCCATCACGCTCGTTGGCATTCGTACCATCAAGAACTTTGCACTCTGGAGTGCTGTCTTTAGCTTGATGCCCAACCCTAAGAGCGGCCCTTTTGATCTTAAAAGCCTGTGGCAAGATTCGCTTCGCCGCGGCCTCTTTGCTCGTGCCGTTGGTAAGCATTTAGGTTTGAAAGATGCTGAAGATCTCTTCGCCGCTGCATTGCTGCAAGACATGGCCGTTCCACTGCTGGCCAAGGAACTAGGCGACAAATATCGAACATTGATCGAAGGACGCTGCGAAGGCCAAACCCGCATGTCCGACCTGGAACGCGATACGTTCGGTTGGACTCACGCGGAAGCCGGCGGCGTGATCGCTCGTGGCTGGAGCTTGCCGGAAGCCTTCGCCGAGTTGATCGAATCGCACTTGGATCTGGAAGACTATCTCGAGAATCCAAATCAAGAGCCTGGCCGCGTTGCAGTTGCTCTGTCGGCATTGTTACCGGCAACGGCCGATGAATCGTGGAGCGAATTGGAACGCTTCCAAGCAGCTCACGACAAAGTCATGAACGGCGGTCCTACGGTTGCAGAAACCTTGGACAAAGTCGACAAGGATTACGAAGAGTTCGCTCCCGTCCTCAAGCTGAGCAATCCGTCAGTGACGCTTGTTGAACTGTATCAGCAAAGCCAAGAGAAAGCGGCGACGTAACTCGCCGACGCTGACAACCGAGAAGTTGCTGCGACCACACCTCGAAACAATCCGTTTCGCCAAGCAAGAACTAAAAAAAGCCGCCCCAGCAGGAGCGGCTTTTTTCTGTTTGGCATAACAGGTCGTGAATTTGGCTTACCAGACGAACTCGCCGCCGAAGTAAGCACCGTGCAGAATCAGGTCACTGGAAGCTTGCGTCGATTCGATGATCGCGAAGTCTTCAAAGTTTTGTGGAATCTGGTCAGCCGACAGGGCAACGCCGGTAACGGCAACGGCTCGGTAACCGCCACTGACGGTGAAGCATTGGAACATGCGGTAGTCGACACCGAGGTCCAACTCGCCGAGGAACGAGACGCGGCTTCGCGATGCGTCGATGTCAAACTCTTGGCCGTCGTTGGGGCTCAGAGCGTTGTCGACGACGGCATTGCCTGCGGCACCGTAGATTCGCGATTCATGCGTGATGATGTTGCCGAACAGACCCAGCTTGCTGCCCAGGTGAACATTCCACTTGCCGTGGGTCATGTTACCGATGAAACCGATCTGAGGACCGATCAAGTTATTGGCGACGTCGATGTTGTAGTTCACTTCGTCCGCGGCACCATCGAAGACTGTGTTCGTTGGATCGGAAGAGAACGACATGCCTTCCGAGAATCGGAAGTATCGAATACCGCCGAGCATCCCAACGGAGAAGCTGTGGTGGCCGGTATTGCAGGCAAACATCGTTGGGTCCTGGAACAAGTTCAATTCAACGTTGTAGAAATCGGAACTGCGACGCAGCCGATGAATCTGAGCGTTGTTGAAGAAGTCGTCCAGGTTCGCCAAGCCGCTACCATCGTCGTACGATAGGCCTTGGAACGGATCTTCCAATGGGGTGTTCAGCTGACCGGTCAGGCCTGCGTTGGTGACACTGAATTCGGTCGTGTCACGCAGCGACCAGAAAACACCTTCCCATGCCCATGCACCGCAACCGGTGTATCGGCCAAGGCGGACTTCATAGCCGCCGGTCCAGTCCATGCCGGCATCGTGCGTGCCCATGACTTGACGCGAGTAATCGCCGGTGTCGTAGCTGAGCCACACTTCACGTTCCAGGTCGCGGTTCATAATCAAACCGCCGCCGTAGGCGAACCAGGTCGTGCATGGCATGCAGCATTCGGCGAAGCAATCGTCGTAGCATTCACCGGTCGAGCAGTCGCCGGTCGACATGATCGAGTGGCTTGTGCTTGGGATGGATGGTGCACTGAGTTCCTCTGGCTTGCCTTCCAGAGCATCCATGTATGCCTTGTCTCCCTGAAGCGGTTCGAGACTGGCATCGGGTTTATAGCTGACATTCGAGGTGGGTTGCGACCACAACTTGGCGGGCGCACTTGGTTCGGCATAGTAGGTCGCCCCAGGGCGATATGCCGACGGTTGGTACATGTCGCCAGGAGATTGGGCGAACAATGCGCTGGCACTTAACAATCCTGCTAAAGCACCAGGAACTAATAGAAACGTCTTCATGACAAAAACTCCACGACTTTTGCTTTGAGCTGTTGCAAGCAACAATCTGCAAAGCTGCCAAACAATGCGGAGATACTGGCATCCGTTCCACACTCTGGCTTCCTGCGTCGCGCCGCTACCATGCTGCGCGTGGCCACAACCGTGTGGCCGTTAGCATTCATCGACAGCAGCTAGCGTCTCTGATAGACCGTTTTGAGCCAGTTGACTTCGAAATCGCCAACGCTTTCTCGTAGAACCCGTGCAACCGCTAGCACCCGACAAGAAACGGGGCATTCACTGAAGAAATGGTTGTAGGGATACCCTAGAAGGTAGGGTAAATGTTTGGCTTCCTAACCATGCCTCACGATTTGTAGCTTGTCAAAAAAGTTGGGCTAAAAAAACTTCACCAATTGGGGGAACGTTAACGGCCGTGGATCGGCCAAACCGCTATTGGGGAATTGCCGGCCGCGGCGTTACGATTCGCTGGGCCTCTCTTTTGGCATCGCCAGAGGAACGCCCATTAAGGAAACGACCAGACAATTCCAGGGATTCGGATGCGCCTGACACTGCGAACATTGCTTGCTCATGAACATGGATTGTTAAATGAGCAGCAAGCGGAAGTTATCTCACAGAAGATCGAACAAAGTCCGTTCGTCAGTCAGTTGCTACGTCATCTGAAAGATCGAGCTGCCCGACGCGAGGTCATTCCATTGGCCCTGGAAGCCCGGGGTACCGCAAGCCTGGAAAGGGTGACGCGCTACCTTGATCATGCTTTGGATGCTGAGAGCGTGGTCAAGCTGGAAAATGAATGCTTTGCCTCGGATCGATTACTGGCCGAAATTGCATCGTGCCACGAAATACTCGCTCAGTGGCTGTCGACGCCGGCTCCTATCGAAGTGGAACTACGGCAACGCTTGTATGCAGTAATGCCCGGCCCGGTTCAGTCTTTGCCCGAAGCAGCCGACGAGTTGGCAATTGATCTGCCGGCATTGGCTTTCCAGGGCGATCCTCCGAAGCAGCCGGTCGCCGAGAGAGTTGCGACGGAGCCGAAAGAGAAGCTGGCCCGCCATCCGATCTGGAGTCTTGTCCGGCTTACCGCTTTGGCGGCAAGCGTGATGGCTCTGGTGGCGTTTGCCTATTCGAATCGGGATGCTGCTCGCGAGATGATCGCCCAGCATTGGAAAGACAAGAGTTCCGCCGACGTCGAGACTTCGCCAAAACGCCCCCTAAACGAAGCGGCGGATGCTCCCAAAACGTTTGCGGCGACGACCGAGCCAATCGAGCCGATGCCAGAAGTCGCGATGCTGGAGTCTGAGCCCAACCTTCTTCCAGAGGTCGCTACCACTGCGTTTCATATGCCCGTCAAACCGGAAGGTGGCTTGACCAGCATCTCGTTGCCAGGCTGGACCGTCGAAAAGCAAAGCGGCTCGGTTTACTACGATGCGCAGTCGGAAAGCTGGAAATCACTGCCCGAAGGAATTGTGCGATCAGGGCGAGTCGTTGTTGGACCGCACGGACAATGTCTGCTCAATGATGCAGATATTCAACTTGAAGCGGCGTCCGGCACGGAACTAATAATGCAAGAGCCAAACCGCCCTGCCCTTCGGTACGGTAAGCTCTCGATTTACTTCGATACTGGAAGCGAGTTTGCACTCGATGTTTCTGGACAGAAGTTGCTTGTCCGAAGCATGGAAGCAATGCACCTCGAACTGACGACATCCGCAGTGACTCCGGAGGGCATCGACTTCGCGAGTGCGAAGAATAATCAGGAAGTTCAAATCTGCTGTAAATCAGGGCTCGCCGAAATCGAGATGTCGAGTTGCCGGGGCCCATTCTCTCTTGGTGCCGGGCAAACCGTCATCGCCAATATGAATTCTGGAGTTCGCGGCGGCGAAGTAGACGGCGTTGTGGCTGCTTCCGCGAGCTTTGTGCCAGATCAAGCATTGGCAGTAGCGTTTTCCCACGCATCGGATCCTGTCGACTTGCTGCAGAAGCAATTGTCGTCGTCCGATCCAATCGAGCAGATCTCTGCCGCGAAGTTGCTATGTCAGATGGGACGGCCAGAGGCTTTGCTTTCTATTTGGAATCAACAAACCATCGATAGTCGCCACGTAAGTCTCTCGGACGTTCAGTCCTTGCTGGCTCAAGATGCTGGGCTTGCGGCGACGGCGCAAAGGGTTTGGGCTCAGACTAATCCAGAGCATGGGCGTCTTGTTTACCGCCTGGTTTGTGGTTTTTCAGAAGACCAGCGGAATTCGGAGACGGAAACCCAGCTAAAAACCCTACTTCGGCATCCCGAACCGTCCGTTCGTTTGTGGTCGGAGTTTCATCTGGCAAACGACGACGTCTTTACGGCACCTGTGAATTGACGCTCCTGAGGCAAACTCTGGACCCGGTTTCGCTATGCGAAATGAGGCCCCCTAGCACCGGTAGTCAGGTCGTATCAGTCTTCCCTTGTGGGTTTGCAGGACCGAAGTTGGTCACAATTGGGTCGTAAATAGGCTCTCATGGGGGATATCGTAGTTGGTGTGAATGACTTGCAGCTATCGCGATGGTTGCTCTCGATTTATCGAAAAACGTCGAAAATTTGAACCGAATCGGGGCCTCGCTCCATTTGTCAGCCTCTTCCCTTGCTTGTAGACTGGGTGGTTTCCGCTATAGCATCGATGATGAAACAGAGGCTACCTCTCCGTCGGCAAGGTCGGATTCCAACCGATTTCCCGAGCTTTAGCCCCACTTAGTCGGATTGTCCCGTCAGGAGATTTCAGACGTGCAAGTCAATATTTCAACGCGCCATGGTCATTTGAGTCCCGCTTCGCAGGAAACGATTACTGAGAAGGTCTCGAAGTTAAATCGTTTGTTCGAGCGAATCACGGCAGTCGAAGTGACCATCGACCTGGAGCATAGCGATAAGCCGGAAGTCGAACTGCGCGTGACCGCGGAGAAGACCGAAGATTTCGTGGCAACGGACAAAGCGGAAAGCCTTCTTGCTGCTCTGGATAGCACGATCCATAAGATGGAACAGCAACTGCGGAAGCACAAAGAGAAGCTGAAGGCGCACCGCGGCAAAGGACAGCCGTCGGATGCTGAAACGAACTTCGAGGGATAAGATATCGACCACGCTGGCGAAACCACGCTGGACATCTGGCACCGAGTCTCTGCGACGACTTGTTACCGGCCCGGTCCATCACGAAAAGGAACCTAGCTAATGAAGTTTGCCGATTTTATCAGTGTGAAGGCAATCAAGCCGGAATTGGAGTCGAAGGATAAGGAAGCCGTTATCCGCGAATTGGCTGCCAGTCTCGTGGCCTCGGGCGATGTCATGGAAGATAGCGCCGAAAGTATCATCAAGGCCATTTTGAAGCGTGAAGAACTCGGTAGCACCGGCATCGGTCGTGGCATCGCCGTTCCTCACACGAAGCACCCCAGCGTCGAAAAGCTGGTCGGTACCGTTGGTGTCAGCACCGAAGGCGTCGACTTCAACAGTCTCGACGGTGAGTCGGTCCATCTGTTCTTCCTATTGGTTTCCCCGCCAGATCGTCCCGGCGATCACCTGCGAGCTCTGGAGAACATCTCCCGTCAATTGCGTGACGACATGTTCTGCAAGTTCCTGAAGCAGTCGAAGTCGGTGGAAGATATCAAGACGTTGCTGGACGAAGCGGATAACAACCAATTCGGTAGCTAAGCGTCGAAGTAATCCTTTGGCGGAAATGTCGAGCGGGTTCGAGCAGGGGTAATCGAGCCCGATTTCATTTGACATTCCATCACACGGGGCATCGGTTGGATGGGCGAGGAATCCATCATACGTAAAGTTGTCGTGCCAAATCGGCAGGGCCTGCATGCGCGTCCGGCGGATATGTTCGTCAAAGTGGCGCTGCAGTATCAGTCCCAAGTCGAAATCACACGCGACGGTCTGAAAGTTAGCGGCAAAAGCATCCTTGATGTGATGACGCTCGCCGCAGAGCAAGGTACCGAACTGACGATCATCGTCACTGGTCCCGATGCTGAAAAAGCAGCCGATGCCTTGGTCGAAGTTGTCAAACGCTTCGTGGAAGAGGATGATGAAGAGAACGAGTCGTAGTGCTTTTCTAAAGTGCCTCGTTCTTTCTAAGAGTTACAGCGAGTCAAACTGAATGCGTGTTCTTCAAGGGATTGCCGTCTCTGCCGGCGTGGCCATCGCAAAAGCCATGGTGGTCGACGACCAGCAACCTCGAGTAACACGCCGCTTTATCTCTCGCGCCAACGTCGACTCCGAGTTGCAGCGACTGTCGGATGCCATGGATATGGTTGCCGATCAGATCCAAGTCAGCCAGGACGAAGTTGCCACGGAACTAGGCGATCAATACGGCGCGATCTTCTCTGCGCACTTGCAGATGGTTCGTGACGAGAAGCTCAACGAGTCGCTTGTCGATTCCATTCGGTACCGACATTACACGGCAGAATATGCTGTTTCGCAGTCGTTCGCTCGATACATTCAGTTCTTTGAGCGTGTGCCGAACCCATTTTTGCGGGAACGTGCCGGCGATTTCCGAGACATTGAACAGCGCCTGTTGAACGTTTTGTTTGGGGCTGATGCCAAGCGAAAGTTAGCAGCCAAGCAGCCTTCGATTGTGATTGCTCATGATCTGACGCCCAGCGAGATGGCGAACCTCGATCGGGTCAATATCCGTGGAATTGTGACCGAAGTTGGCGGACCAGGCAGCCACTCTGCGATCGTAGCCGAGGCGCTCGAGCTTCCGGCGGTCGTCGGCATTGGTTCGCACTTGCGCGAGATTCAAACCGATACCACGCTTATCATCGACGGGCACCAAGGCCGCGTCATTGTTCAGCCGGACGACGAGACGGTTGCTCGATACAAGAAAGAAGTCGAGCAGCAAAAGCAGGCCAAGATTCGGCTCCGAGGTCTCAAGGATTTGCCGGCAGTTACTGTCGACGACGAAACCATTACTCTGATGGCCAACATCGAGTTTCCGCACGAAGCCGATGCGTGTATCGAGCGTGGTGCCAGCGGTGTTGGGCTTTATCGAACCGAGTTTCTTTATCTCGGCCAAGATAGCGAGCCGACGGAAGAGGACCATTATCAGGTCTACTCCAAAGTCATCCGCGACATGCAAGGCAGTCCCATCGTCATCCGCACATTGGACCTAGGTGCAGATAAGATCTTTGGCGACGATCATCCTCCGGAACAAAACCCATTTCTGGGGCTGCGAAGCATTCGTCTTTCGCTACGAAATACCGATCAATTTCGTCGGCAATTACGGGCCATTCTTCGAGCGAGCGTGCTCGGCGATGTCTCGGTTATGTTTCCATTGGTCAGCACGCTTCACGAGCTGCGACAGGCCAAAATGTTGCTGTCGGATCTGATGGAAGATCTGGAAGAACAGTCGATTGCTTTCAACCGCGACCTCAAAGTCGGCATTATGGTTGAAGTCCCATCCAGCGTGGTAATGTTGGATCGATTCGCTCAGGAAATCGATTTCATCAGTATTGGAACCAACGATTTGGTCCAGTATACATTAGCGGTGGACCGCAATAATCCTGACGTGGCCGCCCTTTATAATAGCTGTGATCCGGCCGTGCTGAGACTCATTCAGATGGCAGTAGACTCAGCGATTAAGGCAGGCATCGACGTCACGTTATGCGGCCAGATGGGGGGGAATCCCGTCTATACCATGTTGCTAATTGGCATGGGTTTGCGTAGCTTGAGTGTTACGCCGAGCGCGATTCCGGAAATCAAACAAATTTGCCGCACCGTCTCTGCCGAAAAATGCCGGGAGTTGGCGGTACGCGTACGAGACATGGACAACGCCTGGGAAATTAAACGGTTGCTGCGAGAGCACTTACGGCAATTGTTTCCTGACGAGTCCTAATGCCGCAGGGACGAAGTGCCTCAAGCGGCTTGCATTGCGAAGGTTCTGTTAAGTAGGGCCGAATAGACAAATCACAGAAAATACTTGTCCGGTGAGTCGAAACTTGCCGGATCCCTTGACACAGGTTCAAGACACGAACGCTTTTATCGAAACGAAAGGCAACCGTGCCGTTGACGGGGACTTTTAAAAAGCCTGTCAGCTTCACGATTCGATTCCACGAGACCAGCAACCAACGGATACGTCCCGATTTCGATGCTGAATTCCAGCCCAGAAGCGGACGCGTCGTTAACCGCCAACTGCCAGAATTAGATGCCGCCTTTTGATAGGTGGACGATAGCGAAAGCTCTCCGGCAAATATGCGGAAGAATGACAGCGAGATCCCTTCTCCTGCGAC is a window of Bremerella sp. TYQ1 DNA encoding:
- a CDS encoding DUF1559 domain-containing protein — protein: MNSWKRRGFTLVELLVVIAIIGVLIALLLPAVQQAREAARRISCQNHLAQLILAVHNYESANQYFPAGTINDTGPIRNAPKGYHQNWISAILPYLGDTTTYEHIDFSKGVYDKAQNGPRNLSLEVLECPSSPVSRANNRVGISHYNGIHNHCELPIDESNTGAFILNKPLAANQFTDGIAFTLFLSESNITPSSNLGWMSGTRATLRNTGTSPNGGAAVALPNVYTDPEWLSTLEVTPNEMDLPVDDFEEELEEVAEEGEKPAEAKDNAQPQQFTEKDFMDFEGKNLPLPTLKRSVFGVVPNDPTLFVGGIGSHHPGGVNVARGDGSVRFVSETIGAVTFRQLGHRADGQLRVGEY
- a CDS encoding response regulator, which translates into the protein MVSNISRVLLVEDNPAHAKLMMRTLNEFGESLDIEHVSDGEAALAYLFRKGKYENRRSQPHLVLLDLRIPKFDGLTVLGRIKEDPELKHIPVVILTTSDADSDVRGATDRFANSYLVKPIEYLQFVNLMRSVGEYWTEMNQSPGSKS
- a CDS encoding PAS domain S-box protein; translated protein: MGTKLRLMIVEDDPAHARLIVRGFRTEVDDFELTTHFSLKDARAAIAESVPDLVIVDLSLPDGFGADLIEPQGKEARYPVMIITSQGDEKTAVDVLKRGAIDYVVKSESGFFELPRLARRSIREWNLQREKVEAEEALRNSEQRYRALIDHSPTSIVVACEGKIVLANSMAQKCLGANSTSEVVGKTIQAFQIPDVEALDKSHESSPTDRKPGQLNEYVLRQVDGTLLDVELMTTSVDYYGQEATQYVFQDITLRKEAETEMRIRDRAIASASDGIFIVQLSNEEMKIVDCNQAFLEIVGCQRDAVRQQGVNVIRCDSRYEARFRLIVAGIHSRQPARDTIRIYTEGEAYRWVEISISPVHVSESLSTHVVGVVHDITEKVNAEEEIRRRNAELAHFLRLTAMGELVAGLAHEVNQPLYAISNYAGTCENLLKAADEIDKPSVQQCVTRIGQQARRAAEIIRRLRNYVSRTAPKVEASEIRDLLSDSVALLTPLMEEQAIEVTMDIEPSTPSVFVDKIQIEQVLINLISNATDAIDDTNSQRVIEIRASLVETKEEPMVQISVRDFGIGIPPNFDVFEAFQSTKESGMGMGLSISRTIIESHGGKIWVEPASPHGTIFFFTLPTSIQQVTGHADESDRVCH
- a CDS encoding response regulator transcription factor, coding for MPTNPTVFVIDDDPAARESIGMLIRSLGLQVETFASAEQYLQSFEASRPGCVVTDMRMLGLSGLELQEQLVEMGERIPVILISAHANMQIAVKAMRNGAITFLEKPCQQQEIIDAVNEAIALDARWRQEAQESAEARENYEKLNAGERDVMKLMMIGKANKVIANRLDVSLRTVEARRHNVFKKMGVDNIPDLTRLAMKIEELRTEIESIPDSTDEQEEE
- a CDS encoding HDOD domain-containing protein; translation: MTQNTSLKDLLAGAQLPALPQSAIRLLELAQDPENGPAEFAVPIEADPGLTGQVLRFVNSSYFGFSREISNVKLAITLVGIRTIKNFALWSAVFSLMPNPKSGPFDLKSLWQDSLRRGLFARAVGKHLGLKDAEDLFAAALLQDMAVPLLAKELGDKYRTLIEGRCEGQTRMSDLERDTFGWTHAEAGGVIARGWSLPEAFAELIESHLDLEDYLENPNQEPGRVAVALSALLPATADESWSELERFQAAHDKVMNGGPTVAETLDKVDKDYEEFAPVLKLSNPSVTLVELYQQSQEKAAT
- a CDS encoding BBP7 family outer membrane beta-barrel protein, translating into MKTFLLVPGALAGLLSASALFAQSPGDMYQPSAYRPGATYYAEPSAPAKLWSQPTSNVSYKPDASLEPLQGDKAYMDALEGKPEELSAPSIPSTSHSIMSTGDCSTGECYDDCFAECCMPCTTWFAYGGGLIMNRDLEREVWLSYDTGDYSRQVMGTHDAGMDWTGGYEVRLGRYTGCGAWAWEGVFWSLRDTTEFSVTNAGLTGQLNTPLEDPFQGLSYDDGSGLANLDDFFNNAQIHRLRRSSDFYNVELNLFQDPTMFACNTGHHSFSVGMLGGIRYFRFSEGMSFSSDPTNTVFDGAADEVNYNIDVANNLIGPQIGFIGNMTHGKWNVHLGSKLGLFGNIITHESRIYGAAGNAVVDNALSPNDGQEFDIDASRSRVSFLGELDLGVDYRMFQCFTVSGGYRAVAVTGVALSADQIPQNFEDFAIIESTQASSDLILHGAYFGGEFVW